A DNA window from Arachis duranensis cultivar V14167 chromosome 3, aradu.V14167.gnm2.J7QH, whole genome shotgun sequence contains the following coding sequences:
- the LOC110279092 gene encoding uncharacterized protein LOC110279092 produces the protein MKFLLEFVTCCSSPRLHPDDEKSFVLPAPPAPSPASSHVAANNSHTSRTRRRTKRPKKKVSSQDWRPSLGAIAEDNTITGTTPPPTRGGRRSTSTTVSGRDVKRKSNGGGSGRCDGGVVPPSSSVKVRPRSHNDRHYRSPTIPTIIPPFSASPFMF, from the exons ATGAAATTTTTGTtggagtttgtaacatgttgttCCTCGCCAAGGCTCCATCCCGACGATGAAAAGTCCTTTGTGCTACCGGCACCACCGGCACCATCTCCAGCATCATCTCATGTTGCTGCTAATAATTCACACACTTCACGCACACGTCGTCGTACAAAGCGGCCAAAGAAAAAGGTTAGCAGTCAAGATTGGAGGCCATCATTAGGAGCGATTGCAGAGGACAATACGATCACGGGAACGACACCACCACCAACGAGAGGGGGTCGACGGAGCACATCTACAACTGTTTCAGGAAGGGATGTTAAGAGAAAGAGCAATGGCGGTGGCAGTGGCCGTTGTGATGGCGGTGTCGTCCCTCCCTCTAGTAGCGTGAAGGTTCGCCCACGTAGTCACAACGACCGTCATTATAG GTCACCTACCATCCCTACTATTATCCCTCCATTCTCTGCATCGCCATTCATGTTCTGA